The following are from one region of the Arcobacter defluvii genome:
- a CDS encoding cbb3-type cytochrome oxidase subunit 3, protein MDYETLLTLQGYAKFFLILVIFIIFYSYAYSIYKRDKTGERDFEKYSKLVHDDSSVSMPLEERKKDKDIDNKEK, encoded by the coding sequence ATGGATTATGAAACACTTCTTACATTACAAGGGTATGCAAAATTTTTCTTAATATTAGTAATATTTATTATTTTCTATTCTTATGCTTACTCTATATATAAAAGAGATAAAACAGGTGAAAGGGATTTTGAAAAGTATTCAAAACTTGTACATGATGATTCAAGTGTTTCTATGCCTTTAGAAGAAAGAAAAAAAGATAAAGATATAGATAATAAGGAGAAATAA
- a CDS encoding DUF4006 family protein, with protein MAGNTQMNENERGTFKLHGITGMLIAVVLLLTILGVLTFNGIKVQQNEASNFYKINQDLNGLKMNSSDNHTQYQLVGNGK; from the coding sequence ATGGCTGGAAATACACAGATGAATGAGAATGAAAGAGGAACTTTTAAACTACATGGTATTACAGGTATGTTAATAGCAGTAGTATTACTATTGACAATATTAGGTGTATTAACATTTAATGGAATAAAAGTACAACAAAATGAAGCTAGTAATTTTTATAAAATCAATCAAGATTTAAATGGATTAAAAATGAATAGCTCAGATAATCATACACAATACCAACTTGTTGGTAATGGTAAATAA
- the ccoO gene encoding cytochrome-c oxidase, cbb3-type subunit II, producing the protein MFHWFEQRPFFFAVLVFLFVAFAGIVEVIPDFAKQSRPTVGTKPYSVLELAGRQVYIKDSCNACHSQLIRPFKAETDRYGMYSLSGEYAYDRPFLWGSKRTGPDLMRVGNYRTTDWHENHMYEPSAVVPGSIMPSYKHQFSNIADIETAYAEAFTVKTVFNTPYDQEGMPKLGSWEEAKAAALEEAKVIAADMKNEAVKEAVANGQVPEIVALIAYLNSLK; encoded by the coding sequence ATGTTTCATTGGTTTGAACAAAGACCGTTTTTCTTTGCGGTACTAGTATTTTTATTTGTTGCATTTGCAGGTATCGTTGAAGTTATTCCAGATTTTGCAAAACAAAGTAGACCAACTGTTGGTACAAAACCATACAGTGTTTTAGAATTAGCTGGTAGACAAGTTTATATTAAAGATTCTTGTAATGCTTGTCACTCTCAATTAATTAGACCATTTAAAGCAGAAACTGATAGATATGGTATGTATTCATTATCTGGTGAATATGCTTATGACAGACCATTTTTATGGGGATCAAAAAGAACAGGTCCAGATTTAATGAGAGTAGGAAACTATAGAACTACTGATTGGCATGAAAATCATATGTATGAACCTTCAGCTGTTGTTCCTGGAAGTATTATGCCATCGTATAAACATCAATTTAGTAATATTGCTGATATAGAAACTGCGTATGCAGAAGCATTTACAGTTAAAACAGTATTCAACACTCCTTATGATCAAGAAGGTATGCCTAAACTTGGTTCTTGGGAAGAAGCAAAAGCAGCTGCATTAGAAGAAGCAAAAGTAATTGCTGCTGATATGAAAAATGAAGCTGTAAAAGAAGCTGTTGCAAATGGTCAAGTTCCTGAAATAGTTGCATTAATTGCATATTTAAATTCTTTAAAATAA
- a CDS encoding PD-(D/E)XK nuclease family protein has product MLFKKKLLVFPTSRVIRNFISNQKSENTLLPFILTIDEFFKKSITLNKFKYCEEEQRVLFLNEAIKNVDIKKLGISDNFTKFLKQSDYIYRFFLELASEKVEINQIQNVDTYDFYLEHLQILEVIKNNYVNILEKNSYVDRININNHYKINENFLNKFDSIELHFEGYFTKVEFDMIEKISKYINITIVFYSNIYNQKSLEVFKKLGLEIKLDYKYKYDLTKNEIIEQEPIYNKLEFFETKGFNSRLNQIAYIKSCIEKSVKSGINPSNIALVLPDENFASYIQLFDDERYFNYAMGKSIKNTNLYQIANAIYLYLNEDEIKNIENLNFLQIDKLFIDKNMKFLWNKNVSKDLFLFITDFIKSKETDVELIEKYDELLYKLNIILFSKENNILLKDVFKIFLQKLAKITLDDVNSGKITVLGLLETRALKFDVVIICDFNESFIPKISLKDKFLSTKLKQLANLPTQFDRESLQKYYYKRLITSTKNVFISYVNSDTNQISRFANELFEKRIITDTNDNFYKHILYDNHKISHFEEEIIAQIDLVKFIWSATSFKTFLQCKRKFYLQYILKIKEHSISLKPKAYELGDIIHSILEDYYTIDENANELSFEKIESLFSKYKSTNPFLILDLEIWKKKLYEFYLYDKERLKNRKIIALEKNFECEFNGIKIKGIIDRIDSFEDEYELIDYKTSSSLSVDTLKNYEKTNDFQLEFYYIAMNQYFKTNKIHAYYYDLHNTQLIPEIALESKLELLNQKFEELKEISKKEISFSKCEDKSICNYCIYNIICDRE; this is encoded by the coding sequence ATGCTATTTAAAAAAAAACTTTTAGTTTTTCCTACATCAAGGGTAATTAGAAATTTTATTTCTAATCAAAAGAGTGAAAATACTCTTTTGCCTTTTATTTTAACAATCGACGAATTTTTTAAAAAATCAATAACATTAAATAAATTTAAATATTGCGAAGAAGAACAACGAGTTCTTTTTTTAAATGAAGCAATAAAAAATGTTGATATTAAAAAGCTTGGTATTTCTGATAATTTTACTAAGTTTTTAAAACAAAGTGATTATATTTATAGATTTTTTTTAGAACTTGCAAGTGAAAAGGTTGAAATAAATCAGATACAAAATGTTGACACTTATGATTTTTATCTAGAGCATTTACAAATATTAGAAGTAATAAAAAATAACTATGTAAATATTTTAGAGAAAAATTCTTATGTAGATAGAATTAACATAAATAATCACTATAAAATTAATGAAAATTTTTTAAATAAATTTGACTCAATTGAGTTACATTTTGAAGGATATTTTACAAAAGTTGAATTTGATATGATAGAAAAAATATCAAAATATATAAATATAACAATTGTGTTTTATTCTAATATTTATAATCAAAAATCATTGGAAGTTTTTAAAAAGCTTGGTTTAGAAATCAAACTTGATTATAAATATAAATATGATTTAACAAAAAATGAGATTATAGAACAAGAGCCAATATATAATAAATTAGAATTTTTTGAAACAAAAGGTTTTAATTCTAGATTAAATCAAATAGCTTATATTAAATCATGTATAGAAAAATCGGTAAAAAGTGGAATTAATCCATCAAATATAGCTTTGGTTTTACCTGATGAAAATTTTGCTTCTTATATCCAACTTTTTGATGATGAGAGATATTTTAACTATGCAATGGGAAAAAGTATTAAGAATACAAATCTTTATCAAATTGCAAATGCAATATATTTATATTTGAATGAAGATGAAATTAAAAATATTGAAAATTTAAACTTTTTACAAATTGATAAATTGTTTATTGATAAAAACATGAAGTTTTTATGGAATAAAAACGTTTCAAAAGATTTATTTCTTTTTATCACTGACTTTATAAAATCAAAAGAGACGGATGTTGAGCTTATTGAAAAATATGATGAGTTACTTTATAAACTAAATATTATTTTATTTTCAAAAGAAAACAATATTTTATTAAAAGATGTATTTAAAATATTTTTACAGAAATTAGCAAAAATTACTCTTGATGATGTTAATTCTGGAAAAATTACTGTTTTAGGATTACTAGAAACTAGAGCTTTAAAGTTTGATGTTGTAATTATCTGTGATTTTAATGAATCATTTATTCCAAAAATATCTTTAAAAGATAAATTTTTATCAACAAAATTAAAACAATTGGCAAATCTTCCAACACAATTTGATAGAGAATCTTTACAAAAGTATTATTATAAAAGATTAATAACTTCAACAAAAAATGTTTTTATTTCTTATGTGAATTCAGATACAAATCAGATTTCAAGATTTGCAAATGAACTGTTTGAAAAAAGAATAATTACTGATACAAATGACAATTTTTATAAACATATACTTTATGATAATCATAAAATCTCACATTTTGAAGAAGAGATAATTGCTCAAATTGATTTAGTAAAATTTATTTGGTCAGCAACTTCATTTAAAACTTTTTTACAATGCAAAAGAAAATTTTATTTGCAATATATCTTAAAAATAAAAGAACATTCGATTTCATTAAAACCAAAAGCTTATGAATTAGGAGATATTATTCACTCAATCTTAGAAGATTATTATACTATTGATGAAAATGCAAATGAATTGAGTTTTGAAAAAATTGAAAGTTTATTTAGTAAATACAAAAGTACAAATCCATTTTTGATACTTGATTTAGAAATTTGGAAGAAAAAACTTTATGAATTTTATTTATATGATAAAGAGCGATTAAAAAATAGAAAAATTATAGCATTAGAGAAGAACTTTGAGTGTGAATTTAATGGAATAAAAATAAAAGGAATTATTGATAGAATTGATAGTTTTGAAGATGAGTATGAATTGATTGATTATAAAACATCTTCAAGTTTAAGTGTTGATACGCTTAAAAATTATGAAAAGACTAATGATTTCCAACTTGAATTTTATTATATAGCAATGAATCAGTATTTTAAAACAAATAAAATACACGCGTATTATTATGATTTACACAATACTCAACTAATTCCTGAAATAGCACTTGAAAGTAAATTAGAACTTTTAAATCAAAAATTTGAAGAGTTAAAAGAGATATCAAAAAAAGAGATTTCTTTTTCAAAATGTGAAGATAAATCTATATGTAATTATTGTATTTACAATATTATTTGTGATAGAGAATAA
- a CDS encoding FUSC family protein, with amino-acid sequence MPKAKIGIFKSAFQEWINGDLTIIIYVVKLTIAALIAMSVSMFLNLSSPQTSVFTVFIVMQMYSGMVFSKSFYRFLGTVIGFIISLVLTSAFSQDRVWFMGFFTIWIAICAAAGFKYRNFISYGFVLSGYTVALIVLPNIHNPLSVYGFAVERFSEVVVGLLSASVISEVVFPKKLSDTLFISEKQRYKNIFIAVLDTNNIFSKESNTSNFSKNILGSDALRVNSIFESNINKKDKMYYQRLNSEFMHLSVTFHSLKNIISTISNNEKIDKNIILSLQEIYEPIKNFLEKYSDDLFEYNVENIINEFDSTRIKIKEKIGLEREKFKDLDFDLQNDFNSSSFLILRFFDEFSQYTKTYISFLNSKLKNDDSEEVSQIVKFSTYTDNLLVILASFRAAIVLIVMTIFWIITAWGYAPFAIISAVATTLMFSSIPNPINASKSFLKGSIVSFFVAGIYNFYLIPTYVSDIPTFCFVMAPVFAIAAWLGTSPQRGLFAFGFIFIIITVCSMNLYYSMDYITYFETSISSLIGIIVAGVAYELINSWSESWTKRRVSNLLVNRIIKLTYEKKDLRRVVLESRGLDLIQHFSTQGRLNTQSNTLIFQWLLSSIEIARAIIDIKNLLKEFKTDNQPKFVYEILDSIKDYFSLKDENKKERIFFKIKEDFIELEKNRVYKSAIEQRVMQNILIEISLIYTLMLNKISLPSKGEIR; translated from the coding sequence ATGCCAAAGGCTAAAATTGGTATTTTTAAATCTGCTTTCCAAGAGTGGATAAATGGTGATTTAACAATTATTATTTATGTTGTTAAATTAACAATTGCAGCATTAATAGCAATGAGTGTATCAATGTTTTTAAATCTTTCAAGTCCACAAACTTCTGTATTCACTGTGTTTATTGTAATGCAAATGTACAGTGGAATGGTTTTTTCAAAAAGTTTTTATAGATTTTTGGGAACAGTTATAGGATTTATTATCTCTTTAGTTTTGACTTCTGCTTTTTCCCAAGATAGAGTTTGGTTTATGGGTTTTTTTACAATTTGGATAGCAATTTGTGCAGCAGCTGGATTTAAATATAGGAATTTCATATCTTATGGATTTGTTTTATCAGGTTATACAGTTGCTTTAATAGTTTTACCAAATATTCACAATCCTTTAAGTGTTTATGGTTTTGCCGTTGAGAGGTTTTCAGAGGTTGTTGTTGGGTTATTAAGTGCAAGTGTTATAAGTGAAGTTGTTTTCCCAAAAAAATTATCAGATACTCTATTTATAAGTGAAAAACAAAGATATAAAAATATATTTATAGCTGTTTTAGATACAAATAATATTTTTAGTAAAGAGAGTAATACTTCAAACTTCTCAAAAAATATTTTAGGTTCAGATGCACTTAGAGTGAATAGTATATTTGAAAGTAATATCAATAAAAAAGATAAGATGTATTATCAAAGATTAAATTCTGAATTTATGCATTTATCAGTTACTTTCCATTCTTTAAAGAACATAATTAGTACAATTTCTAACAATGAAAAAATAGATAAAAATATAATTTTATCATTACAAGAAATTTATGAACCAATAAAAAACTTTTTAGAAAAATATTCTGATGATTTATTTGAATACAATGTAGAAAATATTATAAATGAATTTGATTCAACAAGAATAAAAATAAAAGAAAAAATAGGTTTAGAAAGAGAAAAATTTAAAGATTTAGATTTTGATTTACAAAATGATTTTAATTCATCATCATTTTTAATCTTACGATTTTTTGATGAATTTTCCCAATATACAAAAACATATATATCATTTTTAAATAGTAAACTAAAAAATGATGATAGTGAAGAAGTAAGCCAAATAGTGAAATTCTCTACATATACTGATAATTTACTTGTTATTTTAGCTTCTTTTAGAGCAGCGATTGTTTTGATTGTGATGACAATATTTTGGATTATTACAGCTTGGGGTTATGCTCCTTTTGCAATTATTTCAGCTGTTGCAACTACACTTATGTTTAGTTCTATTCCAAATCCAATAAATGCGAGTAAAAGTTTTTTGAAAGGTTCAATTGTATCTTTTTTTGTGGCAGGAATTTATAATTTTTATTTAATTCCAACTTATGTTAGTGATATTCCAACTTTTTGTTTTGTAATGGCTCCTGTTTTTGCAATAGCTGCTTGGCTTGGAACTTCACCTCAAAGAGGATTATTTGCATTTGGATTTATTTTTATTATTATTACTGTTTGTTCGATGAATTTATATTATAGTATGGATTATATTACTTATTTTGAAACAAGTATTTCTTCTTTAATAGGAATAATTGTTGCTGGTGTTGCTTATGAACTTATAAATTCTTGGTCTGAATCTTGGACAAAAAGAAGAGTATCAAATCTATTAGTAAATAGAATAATAAAATTAACTTATGAAAAAAAAGATTTAAGGAGGGTTGTTTTAGAAAGTCGTGGTTTAGATCTGATTCAACACTTTTCAACCCAAGGAAGATTAAATACTCAATCAAATACTTTGATTTTTCAATGGCTACTTTCAAGTATTGAAATTGCAAGAGCAATTATAGATATAAAGAATTTATTAAAAGAGTTTAAAACAGATAATCAACCAAAATTTGTTTATGAAATCTTAGATTCTATAAAGGATTATTTTTCTTTAAAAGATGAAAATAAAAAAGAAAGAATTTTTTTTAAAATTAAAGAAGATTTTATTGAATTAGAAAAAAATAGAGTATATAAATCAGCTATTGAACAAAGAGTTATGCAAAATATTTTAATAGAAATTTCTTTAATTTATACTCTTATGTTAAATAAAATATCACTTCCCTCTAAAGGAGAAATAAGATGA
- a CDS encoding DUF1656 domain-containing protein, with amino-acid sequence MNLVVTLLGNEIPTLVVIFIVAGIVQIFINRILADLGVYNYVWHPGLFRTALFVCFFAIPSILIYN; translated from the coding sequence ATGAATTTAGTGGTTACCTTATTAGGAAATGAAATACCAACATTGGTAGTAATATTTATTGTTGCAGGAATTGTACAAATCTTTATAAATAGAATTTTAGCTGATCTTGGAGTTTATAATTATGTTTGGCATCCTGGACTTTTTAGAACAGCTTTATTTGTATGCTTTTTTGCAATACCATCAATTTTGATTTATAATTAA
- a CDS encoding biotin/lipoyl-binding protein has product MNKNSKLIKFIKFAITFFIVVIAVFLALKLWHNYMNNPWTRDGRIRADTIMISPDVSGLVEKVYVKDNQFVKKGDLLFQIDKKRFLEDVAKSEAFLQIQKSEYQMKKKQFDRRFKVDNSVVSKEEHETAKYQLDIAKANYDKALVELNIAKLNLERSSVIATEDGWVSNLVLKSGDFINRGENTLALISNNSFWVYGYFEEHKIPLIKEGDIANIQPLGTNFILKGHVSSISSGITDRDNEIGKRLLANVNPSFTWVRLAQRIPVRIEIDEVPDGFILRAGITCTIKIEPKKEEK; this is encoded by the coding sequence ATGAATAAAAATAGTAAATTAATAAAATTCATAAAATTTGCAATTACATTTTTTATAGTTGTAATTGCAGTTTTTCTAGCATTAAAACTTTGGCATAACTATATGAATAATCCATGGACAAGAGACGGACGAATAAGAGCTGATACAATCATGATTTCTCCTGATGTTAGTGGTTTAGTTGAAAAAGTTTATGTTAAAGATAATCAATTTGTAAAAAAAGGTGATTTACTTTTCCAAATTGATAAAAAAAGATTTTTAGAAGATGTAGCAAAATCAGAAGCATTTCTTCAAATACAAAAATCTGAATATCAAATGAAGAAAAAACAGTTTGATAGAAGATTTAAAGTTGATAATAGTGTTGTTTCAAAAGAAGAACATGAAACTGCAAAATATCAATTAGATATAGCAAAAGCAAATTATGATAAAGCTTTAGTTGAGCTAAATATTGCAAAATTGAATTTAGAGCGTTCTAGTGTAATTGCAACTGAAGATGGTTGGGTTTCAAATCTAGTTTTAAAAAGTGGGGATTTTATAAATAGAGGTGAAAATACCTTAGCATTAATTAGTAATAATTCTTTTTGGGTTTACGGATATTTTGAAGAGCACAAAATACCTCTTATAAAAGAGGGTGATATTGCAAATATACAACCTTTAGGTACAAATTTTATTTTAAAAGGGCATGTATCAAGTATTTCAAGTGGTATTACTGATAGAGATAATGAAATAGGTAAAAGACTTTTAGCAAATGTAAATCCATCGTTTACTTGGGTTAGATTAGCTCAAAGAATACCTGTAAGAATAGAAATAGATGAAGTTCCAGATGGATTTATTTTAAGAGCAGGAATAACTTGTACGATTAAAATAGAGCCAAAGAAAGAAGAGAAATAA
- a CDS encoding MarR family winged helix-turn-helix transcriptional regulator: MNYTLSDQLGIKIAKVRNSIKNEMEIALSPYELTTTQFVVLLKLCEKDRMTQKDLANETDYKQSALTLILDKLEAKGLVNRESKKNDRRAYLIAITNKGKELKDILINLSLELEKKVLQGISETEKDVFISMLDKIMENLSKE, from the coding sequence ATGAATTATACATTAAGCGATCAACTAGGTATAAAAATAGCAAAAGTAAGAAATAGTATAAAAAATGAGATGGAAATTGCTCTTAGTCCATATGAATTAACAACTACTCAATTTGTAGTTTTATTAAAACTTTGTGAAAAAGATAGAATGACTCAAAAAGATTTAGCAAATGAGACTGACTATAAACAATCAGCATTAACACTTATTTTAGATAAATTAGAAGCAAAAGGTTTAGTAAACCGTGAATCAAAAAAGAATGATAGAAGAGCATATTTAATTGCAATTACAAATAAAGGAAAAGAACTAAAAGATATACTTATCAATCTTTCTTTAGAACTTGAGAAAAAAGTTTTACAAGGTATTAGTGAAACAGAAAAAGATGTTTTTATTTCTATGCTTGATAAAATTATGGAAAATTTATCAAAAGAGTAA
- a CDS encoding TolC family protein, with protein MNRNTFIFIIFLFLFIGCVPKIEKVEKIDEKQIFDELKIINTKSTKENITQKWWELFEDEQLNFIVEKALNDSPSLKSVKQRFAKVNATIRAIESENLPNISFESNLTRQRFSENHIFPPPLGGGYFTQYHSATTLDYKFDFWDERKSKILSAKNIAFAQKAYIENTKLNLSLAISQLYLSWNFNEKKINILEKIVNILDEEFKILKEKFDNGLIDEVLLNEKKAQISQMKYNEYSIKEITKAQISALCILSGQLPSFAQSLKKPDIHESINLVLSNDIYLNFLSNRADVAIQKYIVLSNDENINVAKTKFYPNINLSGLLGFTSFLSGEFLSKSSTVPSAGVALDLPIFDWGKRESNLDDKVITYNSSVYEYNDILNKAVNEVVGVLNKIEYKNLQIKMHKEQQISVEQNEKIANKRFEIGLNDKILYYDTKINSLMIHIVEMELLQSHSELELDLIRSIGGGFKEEELKNAKG; from the coding sequence ATGAATAGAAATACATTTATTTTCATAATATTTCTTTTTCTATTTATTGGTTGTGTTCCCAAAATTGAAAAAGTTGAAAAAATTGATGAAAAACAGATATTTGATGAATTAAAAATTATAAATACAAAATCAACAAAAGAAAATATTACTCAAAAATGGTGGGAATTATTTGAAGATGAGCAGCTAAATTTTATTGTTGAAAAAGCTTTAAATGATTCACCATCATTAAAAAGTGTTAAACAAAGGTTTGCAAAAGTTAATGCAACAATAAGAGCAATTGAATCAGAAAATTTACCAAATATATCTTTTGAATCAAATTTAACTAGACAAAGATTTAGTGAAAATCATATTTTCCCACCTCCTTTAGGTGGTGGATATTTCACCCAATATCACAGTGCAACGACATTAGATTATAAGTTTGATTTTTGGGATGAAAGAAAATCTAAAATTTTATCAGCTAAAAATATTGCTTTTGCACAAAAAGCATATATCGAAAATACTAAGTTAAATCTATCTTTAGCTATAAGTCAATTGTATTTATCTTGGAATTTTAATGAAAAGAAAATAAATATTTTAGAAAAGATTGTAAATATTTTAGATGAAGAGTTCAAGATATTGAAAGAAAAATTTGATAATGGTTTAATTGATGAAGTATTATTGAATGAAAAAAAAGCTCAAATATCTCAAATGAAATATAATGAATATTCAATTAAAGAGATAACAAAAGCACAGATTTCAGCATTATGTATCTTATCTGGACAATTACCAAGTTTTGCACAAAGTCTAAAAAAACCTGATATTCATGAATCAATAAATTTAGTTTTATCAAACGATATTTATTTAAATTTTTTATCAAATAGAGCAGATGTAGCTATTCAGAAATATATAGTTTTAAGCAATGATGAAAATATAAATGTTGCAAAAACTAAGTTTTATCCAAATATAAATTTATCAGGACTTTTAGGGTTTACATCATTTTTATCAGGTGAATTTCTATCAAAATCTTCAACTGTTCCTTCTGCTGGTGTTGCTTTGGATTTACCTATTTTTGATTGGGGAAAAAGAGAATCAAATTTAGATGATAAAGTTATTACATACAATAGTTCAGTTTATGAATATAATGATATTTTAAATAAAGCAGTAAATGAAGTAGTTGGTGTATTAAATAAAATTGAATATAAAAATCTACAAATAAAAATGCATAAAGAACAACAAATATCAGTTGAACAAAATGAAAAAATAGCAAATAAAAGATTTGAGATTGGTTTAAATGATAAAATTCTATATTATGACACAAAAATTAATAGTTTAATGATTCATATTGTTGAAATGGAATTATTACAAAGTCATTCAGAATTAGAATTGGACTTAATAAGATCAATCGGTGGTGGCTTTAAAGAAGAAGAGTTAAAAAATGCCAAAGGCTAA
- a CDS encoding c-type cytochrome yields the protein MKSMVIGGIILIIALLAGTYFSAGDAFNGDDYINSLTMLGAVAIITITVFVALKYVNQMKNDTASGELAEEKWDGIGEYKNAIPTGWGLAFIGTIIWMFWYFTVGYPINGFSQVGQWNEETLEYNAKFEKKWENPSDETLKAMGQSVFLVQCAPCHGVDGEGIDGKAQNLTHRMAKEQIVHVIKNGANNLTTAYPAGMPPMMLTEDADINAVADYVAGGLKGEQPAAFAVCSSCHGADGKGMDYVAPNIRAYDDALVMAVLKNGKKGSIGTMPSFSGRLNETQEKALASYLRSLGE from the coding sequence ATGAAATCTATGGTTATAGGTGGAATAATTCTTATCATCGCTTTATTAGCAGGAACTTACTTCTCAGCAGGTGATGCTTTTAACGGTGATGATTATATTAACAGCTTAACAATGTTAGGTGCAGTAGCTATTATTACAATTACTGTATTTGTTGCATTAAAATATGTTAATCAAATGAAAAATGATACAGCTAGTGGTGAATTAGCTGAAGAAAAATGGGACGGTATTGGTGAGTATAAGAATGCAATTCCAACAGGTTGGGGACTTGCATTTATAGGTACAATTATTTGGATGTTCTGGTATTTTACAGTAGGTTATCCAATTAATGGTTTTTCACAAGTTGGTCAATGGAATGAAGAAACTTTAGAATACAATGCTAAGTTTGAAAAAAAATGGGAAAATCCATCTGATGAGACTTTAAAAGCTATGGGTCAATCAGTTTTCTTAGTACAATGTGCACCTTGTCATGGTGTTGATGGTGAAGGAATTGATGGAAAAGCTCAAAACTTAACACATAGAATGGCTAAAGAACAAATTGTACATGTAATTAAAAATGGTGCAAATAATTTAACAACTGCATATCCAGCAGGAATGCCTCCAATGATGTTAACAGAAGATGCAGATATAAATGCAGTTGCTGATTACGTTGCTGGTGGATTAAAAGGTGAGCAACCAGCTGCATTTGCTGTATGTTCTAGTTGTCATGGTGCAGATGGAAAAGGTATGGATTATGTAGCTCCAAATATAAGAGCTTATGATGATGCATTAGTTATGGCTGTATTAAAAAATGGTAAAAAAGGTTCTATTGGAACAATGCCAAGTTTTAGTGGAAGACTTAATGAAACTCAAGAAAAAGCATTAGCTTCATATTTAAGAAGTTTAGGAGAGTAG